Genomic segment of Synchiropus splendidus isolate RoL2022-P1 chromosome 4, RoL_Sspl_1.0, whole genome shotgun sequence:
cttgtgggaccCAGGCGTCTCAGCCACTCCAGGACGTTACAGcttgacatgaataaatgataggTTCTGCACACGTTGCTGGTCTTTACAAGTGACTTATGTCACGGAAGTCACCACCGACAATCCCTTCTAAATCACAAACACGGTGAACGGAACAACCGTGGACATCAAACAACAGTTGTCCAGACTCCGCCCACAGCAGCGGCTCTGgtagaaaagtaaaataaaaaaagaatgcgATGGAATAAAATCCACAGATTGAGTTGAATATATTCAGTTGATGACAAACATCTACTGTTTACTGTTACATTGTTGTAGGTTTCAGTGAACCGTTGGTTGTTGACATGGAACATTCAAggtcttttttcaaaactacaaatgtcactttccttttggtcagtttacagtcatgtatggaggaggagagaggaacaGATGGtgagggggagaggaggaggaagaagagagaggatgagatgagggaagcagaggaggagaaagaaatggagggagagaggagagagagcaggaggacagaggaagagatgaggaagggagaggaggaggaggaagaagagagagggagggagagaaggaggagtgaggagagaggagggagagatggaggagtgaggcgagaggagggaggcagatgagggagaggtgagggagaggaggaagagatggagggagggagtggaggaggagagaggacaaGATGAAGGGACAGAGTCGAGGAGTGAGGAGGTCGATGGTAGGAGGgattggtggaggaggagggagagaaggaggagggagtggaggagaaaaagagaggaagagatggtcGGAAGGAGTGGAGGTGAGAGGAAGGCATGGTgaggggagatggagggaggaagatgaggaggagtgaggagagagaaggaagaaatggagggagagaggagagagagcaggaggacagaggaagagatgaggaagggagaggaggaggaggaagaagagagagggagggagagaaggaggagtgaggagagaggagggagagatggagggatttctttttgtcatatagtaaataaatgtgtattcaaTTGCCATTGCCTCCAGAACGAAGCAGCTGTTGGCCTCTGCAGACAGAAGCTCTGACAGAAGAAGGATTTCAGTGAATTGCAGACGTTGACTCAGCACAGATGTATGAGCTGCTCCCTTGTTCCGGCCTCTGGGATCCTGTATATCGGCAgggacactatatatatatctgtatatcgtgtgtgtggtccttatcatcatcatcatcatcaccatcatcatcatcatcatcgtcatcatcatcatcatcgtcatcaccatcatcatcgtcatcatcatcatcatcgtcgtcgtcgtcgtcgtcgtcgtcgtcgtcgtcgtcatcgtcatcgtcatcgtcatcgtcatcgtcgtcgtcgtcgtcgtcatcgtcgtcgtcgtcatcgtcatcaccatcatcatcaccatcatcatcatcgtcatcatcatcatcaccatcatcatcatcatcgtcatcaccatcatcgtcatcatcatcatcatcatcatcatcatcatcatcatcgtcatcgtcatcgtcatcgtcatcatcatcatcatcatcatcatcaccatcatcatcatcatcatcatcatcatcatcgtcatcgtcatcgtcatcatcatcatcgtcatcgtcatcatcatcgtcatcgtcatcatcatcatcatcatcgtcatcatcatcatcatcatcatcgtcatcgtcatcgtcatcatcatcatcatcatcgtcatcgtcatcatcatcatcatcatcgtcatcatcatcatcgtcatcgtcatcatcatcatcatcatcgtcatcatcatcatcgtcatcatcatcatcatcatcatcatcgtcatcatcatcatcatcatcgtcatcatcatcatcatcatcgtcatcatcatcatcatcatcatcatcatcatcatcatcatcatcatcgtcatcatcatcgtcatcgtcacaAGCCTCAAGTCGTCATTTGGAAACCTGAAGATTTCAATTCCAGCGTGTAAAACGCACGATTCAGCGCTGAGGATTGGTTTGAAGCACGacacaataaagacacatttgatCAAGGATGACAACATCCAGTGGTGGAGCGGAGTTCAGACGCTGAGACCAACAGGTTTGTCCAttttcctgaaaacacacaggaaaagaagaaaacccaTGACACAGCAGTTTTAGCATCAGGATGGAAACTCCACAGGAATTTGCAGAGGTTTGTGGAGGAGAAACCGACGGATGGTGGATCCCTGTTCTGAGCTCTACAAGGTCAAAACATCAGACATCAAGGtcactgcagcctcacagcacacGGTCCTGTCCAGGTCAGAGTTCATGGACAGAAGAGTGAACAGAGCCTGTCAGAAGAGTGAACGTCTGCAGGAACACACTGCACCTCGTCCCATGTCTGGTGAAGAAAGGACGGTGTCCTGTTGGTTCAGTGGAGGCTGCGGCAGAACAAGCCACTGGACAGTTGTGATGACGCTGAAGATGCTCTGGGGGCGCTGCCTGACTGTCAGACACCGAAGGAGAGTGGGAGGGTGGTCAGGTGACCTGACAGTGACCCACTTGGAAGCAGATGAATCAAATGGACTCACTGAGAGCCATCAGCTCCCCCTGACACGTCATGAGGAGAGAGGTCCAGGCTGGAGCTGTTCAcaggccattcattcattctggctgactgctgcgtcacaagcacagacacaagGCGGTTGGAAACCCACTGCAGAAGTGCTGCTGTGCTTCCCTGTCCTCAGTCGCACACTCTTCCTTTCAGGTGACAGCAATAAGAGTCGGGCGTGAAAAGTCACCTGCCAAAGTAACAACAATGGGAATGAAGCGAGTCAAGTCCGGACACAGGACaccgcacccacacacacatcactgacaCATTACACTCCACATCGCCGACAAGATACAGCACTGACAACACGctggacacacaacacacacgccaCATTGGAAACTCAAGCAATAAATGACAGGGATGTTTGACAGAGACCAGACGCTGCAACTGTCCCTCTCTGGCATCCGCGCAGTGATGAGGGCGAGCAAGTgaacacaacaggaagtcagatAAGAGGATGACACATCCATTACTCATTGAGAGAAACACTCACGAtatgatacatgcaacaaaaatacacctgaaaaacaaaatcaatcaggCCTATGACAATAAAAGAATCCGTTGTGCACGAGACTCGATGGTTTAAAGGAACAGCAAGTGCgccatgttctcctccacgcaggtgAAAACCGGACATGACGTCGCGCAGCTTCGTCACATGAATGTAGCACAAATCCATCATGAAGCGCATCCTTCATATGAACATGTGAGTGTGTAGCAGCAGGACTTGGCCCGGGTCCATCTGCTTCACCTGTCCCACACCTGACCAGGCTTCATGGCCGTGCACAGACCTCTGCAGTggctctctcctgctctctcaggGAGGCTGGTGAAGGAACCAATAGGTGGCAGCAGTTAGTTGTTACAGCCTGACCTGAGCACGGAATGGATGCAGCTGTAGAGGTCCTGGTTACCTCACGTGACCGCAGTTCTACGAATgtgtgcggagccctctaacggcgTGAGACTTCTGCCCAGGAAGGCAGCGCCTAGAGTGTATGACACCCCTCATCTTCCGCTGCTCAGCCTCTTTGGAGCTCAGCCGCCGAAGACAGGCCTGCTGGCCAGCCACGTACAGGGCTCCGCACATATTCGTAGAACTGATCTACGGTGTCAGGATGCAGGAGATCCAGCAGAGCCTGGGCAGGACGCTGCAGCTCGGAGTGACGCCATCTTGGCTGACGCAAACCCGCGGCGCTCTCCCAGCGTCTCGCAGATAACTGTAGCGCTGGGGGTTGAAGCATGAACTTAAGTTCCCCAAAGCTTTCAGTGggattgtcatcaacaacaTAAGACATAGATGGGGCCAATGctataatggtgtttgagaagacgTGGATacgatggacacacacacacagcaacattggATCTCaatgatttttgttcaaaaatagATACTTTCTTCGActgtttctttgacagaattttTATGTCTGtaatagggctgggtatcgattctaatttcaagaatcgattcgattccgattctcatgacttagaatcgattatcacgattcaattcgatccgatccgatctcgattcaggttagtatttaaaccattttctgagctgttggcatgatcacatgacaagttacacaacgtattaatactagtatcatattgacattcaacaggaaaagaatgaaggattgatagtcaatgataataaagatccagatgtgactgctcatgggactggtgcattattagaaatatgacattaagaattcacccaaaagatgctgccgtttaatactaatgcgtttttattttattaccaaaatgaaaaaaagatattctcagccactgaaaatgtaaacagagtgctggttgctgacttcacagcaacctgacggtcattgctcagtatgtgaacagttctatgtggtctgtagtacgtacgacaagaggtcccactcctcatcaatatagtgagttgtcagactcgtgtaagattgcgcagatgtccacgcatcacttgtaatgcccaccctgactgctgactgaagcttactcttcacgttttctttgactgactggtgcatgtttgggataacagacgtttgcgagcaAATGAAGCcagcaatcgcttcagttattttgacagagcgtgcagaattacccgctagtggtaaagttcgctcgagtttcatttgttgtggcccggtggatggcttggacaggagcgctgggtgatgtcgcgtcacgtgactcgtgaggtgggtcatatttccgcaatactgcaacacttccagtacctccattaggcataacatgctaattgctACGCTTTTGTCGAAcgcgtttttggtttggtcgcgtctgaacgttgctcgtgttgccactgtgaggaggcaggttgttttgactttggtgtccaaggtgtgcgcatgcgcacttcacccgGGGAAtatgttaaaacgtaaattaattaatcccatctttggacctacgaatcgattttatggaattgatgtacgaatcgattcagaatcggaaaatcgattttttaaacacagcactaaataataataataataatcacaataaatgtttgactaaattaaaaaaaatatatatatgataaaataacatttaaacagtCTTTATTTCCCCCTTCTCAGTCTCAATGTCATTaagtaaaatattaaattattatgttatttatttttcacctttttatAGTCTGCTTTTTTCTGAGTccgatttttattattattattattattattaataattattattattattattaacaacaacaataataattatgagtgagtgagtacaataataaatactactattactactactactactactactactactactaataataataataatagtaatcataataataataataatagtaataatgtgtttttattgtcatgatttttttatcaaccatttccatttttacattaaatgtaTCCAATGATATCTGAACAGTGAATTCAAATTAACATCATCAAACTTTGTTTTACTCCAGatttatcctttttttgttgttgttttttcaggttttttttattttttattcaggaGTTGTGGTAAGTGAAAATAAAGCTCGAGACTGAGATCAGAGCATCAGTTTTATGTTCCACATGTTTGGCCAGACAGTGTAGGTTCGACACTGAAGGTGCAGCAGGTGAGATGGTTTTGGCCTCACTGACCTCCATGATGCATCACCTGGACACGGCTTCAACCTGGTTCTGACCCGGTCTGTCACTAGAGCTGTGGGAACACAGGAAGATGTTCCATACTCAGGACTGTTTTTGCTCCTGCGGGGAACAAAAAtgagcttctcttgatgaaacccTCTGGAGTCGGCCCGGGTCTGGACCCTCAGTGTTCTGGTCCGATGGCAGCCTTGGTCTCCAACTGAGCAGAGAAAGGTGCCGCAGCAGGACGTGAAGCTCCTGACAGGTTCCTTCAGCCACTTCACACGTGGCTGTGAGGGACGTGGGTCAGTAACTCTGTTCTTCAGCCTCCAGGACGGAAGGAGAGCGACTTCGCTGCAGTGGAGGCCACTGGCTTCAGAGGGCAGCAGATGATGGACCTCACCGTGGtccacagctggagcagagaggGCGCTCCAGAGGAAGGTGGGCAGCTGGGATCCAGAGGCGAGAAGCTACTTGGAGGTCCATCCTGagaaggagaggcagaggagggcagctccagagcaggaggagaggcagaggaggctggTGGCTGGACTTCACCTGCAGGACATGTCAGCACCCGGGAGAGTGATGGCCACGCCCCTCCCTGGAGGCTCGACCTCTCGCTCTGCCAAGGTCACTCCACCAGTCACCGAATTAAAGCCCATTGAAGATCTGCTTCCAGAGCTGCTCCTCAGGCCGGAGCACCTGGAAGACCCGGGAGTGGAGAAGCAGACGGGACACGCCCCCTGGACCACAGCAGCACCTCAGACCTCTGAAACTGTGGCTCAACctgaggctgaggagccaaCGGCAGCCCAGCGCTCCAACCACTCGGTCGGTCGACCTTCCTCAGCCGGAGCAGAAGACGGGAGTCAGAGGCAGAAGGTCCAGGTCAGCAGGCCCCAGACGGACCACAGCATCCAGCGGACCACAGAGGCCCCTTTCCCCTTCTTCTCAGACGACGACTGCCCCCCCGACTGCTCCTGCTACGGACGGTAAGACGGGATGTTGCTCCTGCACCTCACTCTGCTCACATGAACCCTCCGTCCTGGATCCACCAGGGTAGAAAAGAACTCCATGATCTCACGGTGTGTGAGCCACAAACTGCATGCTGAAATTCCCACCGctgtctcagacactgaaagcaCCATCACTCACGTTTCATCCTTGACGCTGAAtgatttaaggttttttttcttcagattcattttttttgtgctggTAACTTAAAGTAAGATTTAATGCTGTTGTAGATAAACATCTACAACAGCATTAAATCTTAGTTttagtttggattttttttttttttacatacttttttcaatgttttttcagatgttaaactttttacatttacatatttatttacatttaaatattaatttattttcagatttaaagtttcttagaaaataaaacttgtaaataaaactaaaacctGTAGCTCTCTTTTTGTTTACTATTTTGTAAAAttcaaaactgtttttaaattcacaagtccttcagtttcaaaacttttttgtgAGTGGaaaggttttatttgtttattttcaattaaaaaaaaccattGGATTGAAGACTTTTTCTCCGCATATTAaactgaaacctttttttcagattgaaatgtttttattttcaattaaaactcaagtataatcttttttttttcatattcaaactTCCTTTCTCTTTCTATGATCTAGTTTcaattttaaaactgttttaatattcaaaactcttttttctggcttcaacatatttttgccagtttcaatttattttatttttttaatgagaaactctttttcagttgaaaaacttgtttttttatttatcttatttcATTCATGACTGTTTCCGGAGGCAAAGCTTTGTGACCCTGGTGTGGCTCCGTACATCCCGCTCCACAGTCCTAGCAGGTCCCCAATGTCTCCCTCTGCTGTTCCTGTTCCCAGTGTGGTCCAGTGCTGTGGTCCAGATGAGTGGAGCAGGTCCCCGACAGCATCCCGTCCAACTCCCGCTACATCCTCCTGATGAACAACCACATCCAGGGCATCCAGCTGGACCTCCTGAAGCACCTCTCCTCTCTGGAGTTCCTGCTGCTCAGCAACAACCGCCTGACCGACGGCGCCATCGCAGGCGCCTTTGACGGCGCCCTCGCTCTCAAGCGCCTCTTCCAGGACGGGAACTTCCTGGCCAGCGTCCCGGCAGGTCTCCCGGTCTGGAGGAGCTGCGTCTGGAGGGTAA
This window contains:
- the LOC128756783 gene encoding podocan-like, translated to MATPLPGGSTSRSAKVTPPVTELKPIEDLLPELLLRPEHLEDPGVEKQTGHAPWTTAAPQTSETVAQPEAEEPTAAQRSNHSVGRPSSAGAEDGSQRQKVQVSRPQTDHSIQRTTEAPFPFFSDDDCPPDCSCYGRVEKNSMISRCVSHKLHAEIPTAVSDTESTITHVSSLTLNDLRFFFFRFIFFVLVPDSIPSNSRYILLMNNHIQGIQLDLLKHLSSLEFLLLSNNRLTDGAIAGRELPGQRPGRSPGLEELRLEGNQLRAVSEAAWTRCPGLLVLSLSNNSLGGGSGSLPEAVLRPLTHLRTLNLDHNRLSSVPLGLPLSLKELYLKGNLIREFRDGVFGGVSQLVLLDLSSNRLTNKGLPREALLNGTHLGSLNQEGNRLKQVPPHLPQSLKTLNLEGNLIWSVGRRSLSRLTQLELCHNRLRQVPRQLPPGLRSLALTHNQIHSVSPDAFCWGQVALSGLLQVRLEHNLSHMGRLDSRAFRCLRGPQILRFY